In Malus sylvestris chromosome 16, drMalSylv7.2, whole genome shotgun sequence, the following are encoded in one genomic region:
- the LOC126607116 gene encoding uncharacterized protein LOC126607116 isoform X3 produces the protein MCTAWSAWNFLGSNGNKVCLTYWLNVLQNIDETGLPFLVTLNPEHTPKHTLLKWSTSHPVPSVAASKASLELPRIQGKRGIWFCGAYQGYGFHEDGLKAGMDAAHGLLGKGYALLDNPKHMVPSLTETGARLFVTRFLTHFISTGCLIFLEEGGTIFTFEGTRKGCSLKCVIKVHNPQFYWKVMTQADLGLADAYINGDFSFVDKDKGLLNLIMILIANRDANSSDSKLTKKRGWWTPLLFTASIASAKYFFQHVSRQNTLTQARRNISRHYDLSNELFSQFLDETMTYSSAVFKTEDEDLKVAQLRKISILIEKARIEKNHEVLEIGCGWGSLAIKVVKQTGCKYTGITLSEEQLKYAQEKVKEAGLQDRIKFLLCDYRQLASYKYDRIISCEMLESVGHEFMDEFFSCCESVLAENGLLVLQFISIPDQRYDEYRRSSDFIKEYIFPGGCLPSLSRVTSAMAASSRLCVEHLENIGIHYFQTLRYWRKNFLDRQGEILALGFDEKFIRTWEYYFDYCAAGFRTYTLGNYQIVFSRPGNVPAFSNPYKGRLVS, from the exons ATGTGTACAG CATGGAGTGCGTGGAATTTTCTCGGAAGTAATGGCAACAAAGTTTGTTTGACATACTGGCTCAATGTGCTCCAG AACATTGATGAAACCGGTCTTCCATTTCTTGTGACCCTGAATCCAGAACACACACCAAAACATACCTTGCTTAAGTGGTCGACAAGCCATCCAGTCCCATCTGTTGCTGCATCGAAGGCTTCGCTTGAGCTTCCTCGTATTCAAGGAAAAAGAGGAATTTGGTTTTGTGGAGCATATCAGG GGTATGGCTTCCATGAGGATGGACTAAAG GCTGGAATGGATGCAGCACATGGTTTGCTTGGAAAAGGTTATGCCCTCTTGGACAACCCAAAACACATGGTTCCGTCGCTGACAGAAACAGGGGCACGCCTTTTTGTTACTAGATTTCTTACACATTTTATCTCTACCGGATGTTTGAT TTTCTTGGAGGAAGGAGGAACAATTTTCACCTTTGAGGGAACCAGAAAAGGGTGTTCTCTGAAATGTGTTATTAAAGTTCATAATCCTCAGTTTTACTGGAAG GTAATGACACAGGCTGATTTAGGCCTAGCAGATGCATATATCAATGGGGATTTTTCATTCGTTGACAAAGACAAAGGTCTTTTAAATCTTATAATG ATTCTCATCGCCAACAGAGACGCAAATTCTTCCGACTCAAAACTGACCAAGAAAAG GGGATGGTGGACGCCATTGTTATTCACAGCTAGTATAGCATCAGCAAAATATTTTTTCCAGCATGTTTCGAGGCAAAATACTCTCACTCAGGCTCGCAGGAACATCTCTCGTCATTATGACCTG AGTAATGAACTATTCTCGCAGTTCTTGGACGAGACAATGACATATTCCAGTGCTGTATTTAAG ACAGAAGATGAAGATTTAAAGGTTGCTCAGCTGAGGAAAATCTCCATTCTGATTGAAAAG GCTAGAATTGAAAAGAACCATGAAGTTCTAGAGATTGGATGCGGTTGGGGAAGCTTAGCTATTAAAGTCGTCAAACAAACAGGTTGCAAATACACCGGCATCACTCTGTCCGAGGAACAACTGAAATATGCACAAGAGAAAGTGAAAGAGGCTGGCCTTCAG GACCGCATCAAATTTCTTCTGTGCGATTACCGCCAGCTTGCTAGCTACAAATATGACAGAATTATATCTTG CGAGATGCTAGAAAGCGTGGGGCATGAATTTATGGACGAATTCTTTTCGTGCTGTGAATCTGTGCTAGCAGAAAATGGCCTTCTTGTTCTACAG TTCATATCAATACCAGATCAGCGCTACGATGAGTACAGGCGAAGTTCAGACTTcataaaggaatatatttttcCGGGTGGATGTCTACCTTCGTTAAGTAGGGTAACATCGGCAATGGCTGCTTCTTCCAGACTCTG TGTGGAGCACCTGGAAAACATTGGAATCCATTACTTCCAAACACTCAGATATTGGAGAAAAAATTTCTTGGACAGACAAGG TGAAATACTCGCTCTTGGATTCGATGAAAAGTTCATCCGGACATGGGAGTATTATTTTGATTATTGCGCGGCCGGTTTTAGGACGTATACTCTTGGAAATTACCAG ATCGTGTTTTCACGCCCCGGCAATGTTCCGGCATTCAGCAATCCGTACAAAG GCCGCCTTGTTTCTTAA
- the LOC126607116 gene encoding uncharacterized protein LOC126607116 isoform X1: protein MRVAVIGAGISGLVSAYVLAKEGVEVVVYEKDDYLGGHARTVTFDGVDLDLGFMVFNRVTYPNMMEFFESLGVDMETSDMSFSASLDNGRGCEWGSRNGLSSLFAQRTNLINPYFWQMLREITKFKHDAINYLEELENNQDIDRSETLGQFIKSRGYSELFQKAYLVPVCGSIWSCPSEGVMSFSAFSVLSFCRNHHLLQLFGRPQWLTVRWRSHCYVKKVREVLESKGCHIRTSSEVHRVSTSDEGCTVISGDGLEEVFNGCIIAVHAPDAVRILGDQATSDELRVLGAFQYVYSDIFLHRDKKLMPRNPAAWSAWNFLGSNGNKVCLTYWLNVLQNIDETGLPFLVTLNPEHTPKHTLLKWSTSHPVPSVAASKASLELPRIQGKRGIWFCGAYQGYGFHEDGLKAGMDAAHGLLGKGYALLDNPKHMVPSLTETGARLFVTRFLTHFISTGCLIFLEEGGTIFTFEGTRKGCSLKCVIKVHNPQFYWKVMTQADLGLADAYINGDFSFVDKDKGLLNLIMILIANRDANSSDSKLTKKRGWWTPLLFTASIASAKYFFQHVSRQNTLTQARRNISRHYDLSNELFSQFLDETMTYSSAVFKTEDEDLKVAQLRKISILIEKARIEKNHEVLEIGCGWGSLAIKVVKQTGCKYTGITLSEEQLKYAQEKVKEAGLQDRIKFLLCDYRQLASYKYDRIISCEMLESVGHEFMDEFFSCCESVLAENGLLVLQFISIPDQRYDEYRRSSDFIKEYIFPGGCLPSLSRVTSAMAASSRLCVEHLENIGIHYFQTLRYWRKNFLDRQGEILALGFDEKFIRTWEYYFDYCAAGFRTYTLGNYQIVFSRPGNVPAFSNPYKGRLVS, encoded by the exons ATGAGAGTGGCAGTGATTGGTGCTGGGATTAGTGGGTTGGTGTCTGCCTATGTTCTTGCAAAGGAAGGGGTGGAAGTGGTGGTGTATGAGAAGGATGACTACTTGGGCGGCCATGCCAGGACTGTCACATTTGATGGTGTTGATTTGGACCTCGGTTTCATGGTCTTCAATCGT GTAACTTATCCAAATATGATGGAGTTCTTTGAGAGCCTTGGGGTTGATATGGAGACATCTGACATGTCCTTCTCAGCGAGCTTAGACAATGGACGGGGGTGTGAATGGGGCAGCAGAAATGGTTTGTCGAGCTTGTTTGCACAAAGGACCAACTTGATCAATCCATACTTCTGGCAAATGCTTCGAGAAATAACAAAGTTTAAACATGATGCAATCAA TTATCTTGAGGAGCTTGAGAACAACCAGGACATTGATCGCAGTGAAACCTTGGGGCAGTTTATCAAGTCACGCGGCTACTCTGAATTATTTCAGAAGGCTTATCTT GTTCCAGTATGTGGGTCAATCTGGTCTTGTCCTTCAGAAGGAGTTATGAGCTTCTCAGCCTTCTCTGTTCTTTCATTTTGTCGCAATCATCATCTACTTCAG CTATTTGGGCGTCCACAGTGGCTTACTGTCAGATGGCGTTCACAttgttatgtgaagaag GTCAGAGAAGTTCTGGAGAGTAAAGGCTGTCACATAAGAACTAGCTCTGAAGTACATAGGGTTTCCACATCTGATGAGG GTTGCACTGTAATCTCTGGTGATGGTTTGGAGGAAGTATTCAATGGATGCATAATTGCTGTCCACGCTCCTGATGCCGTGAGAATTCTAGGTGACCAGGCCACATCGGATGAGTTGAGAGTTCTTGGTGCTTTCCAATATGTGTACAG TGACATTTTTCTGCATCGTGACAAAAAATTAATGCCCCGCAACCCAGCAGCATGGAGTGCGTGGAATTTTCTCGGAAGTAATGGCAACAAAGTTTGTTTGACATACTGGCTCAATGTGCTCCAG AACATTGATGAAACCGGTCTTCCATTTCTTGTGACCCTGAATCCAGAACACACACCAAAACATACCTTGCTTAAGTGGTCGACAAGCCATCCAGTCCCATCTGTTGCTGCATCGAAGGCTTCGCTTGAGCTTCCTCGTATTCAAGGAAAAAGAGGAATTTGGTTTTGTGGAGCATATCAGG GGTATGGCTTCCATGAGGATGGACTAAAG GCTGGAATGGATGCAGCACATGGTTTGCTTGGAAAAGGTTATGCCCTCTTGGACAACCCAAAACACATGGTTCCGTCGCTGACAGAAACAGGGGCACGCCTTTTTGTTACTAGATTTCTTACACATTTTATCTCTACCGGATGTTTGAT TTTCTTGGAGGAAGGAGGAACAATTTTCACCTTTGAGGGAACCAGAAAAGGGTGTTCTCTGAAATGTGTTATTAAAGTTCATAATCCTCAGTTTTACTGGAAG GTAATGACACAGGCTGATTTAGGCCTAGCAGATGCATATATCAATGGGGATTTTTCATTCGTTGACAAAGACAAAGGTCTTTTAAATCTTATAATG ATTCTCATCGCCAACAGAGACGCAAATTCTTCCGACTCAAAACTGACCAAGAAAAG GGGATGGTGGACGCCATTGTTATTCACAGCTAGTATAGCATCAGCAAAATATTTTTTCCAGCATGTTTCGAGGCAAAATACTCTCACTCAGGCTCGCAGGAACATCTCTCGTCATTATGACCTG AGTAATGAACTATTCTCGCAGTTCTTGGACGAGACAATGACATATTCCAGTGCTGTATTTAAG ACAGAAGATGAAGATTTAAAGGTTGCTCAGCTGAGGAAAATCTCCATTCTGATTGAAAAG GCTAGAATTGAAAAGAACCATGAAGTTCTAGAGATTGGATGCGGTTGGGGAAGCTTAGCTATTAAAGTCGTCAAACAAACAGGTTGCAAATACACCGGCATCACTCTGTCCGAGGAACAACTGAAATATGCACAAGAGAAAGTGAAAGAGGCTGGCCTTCAG GACCGCATCAAATTTCTTCTGTGCGATTACCGCCAGCTTGCTAGCTACAAATATGACAGAATTATATCTTG CGAGATGCTAGAAAGCGTGGGGCATGAATTTATGGACGAATTCTTTTCGTGCTGTGAATCTGTGCTAGCAGAAAATGGCCTTCTTGTTCTACAG TTCATATCAATACCAGATCAGCGCTACGATGAGTACAGGCGAAGTTCAGACTTcataaaggaatatatttttcCGGGTGGATGTCTACCTTCGTTAAGTAGGGTAACATCGGCAATGGCTGCTTCTTCCAGACTCTG TGTGGAGCACCTGGAAAACATTGGAATCCATTACTTCCAAACACTCAGATATTGGAGAAAAAATTTCTTGGACAGACAAGG TGAAATACTCGCTCTTGGATTCGATGAAAAGTTCATCCGGACATGGGAGTATTATTTTGATTATTGCGCGGCCGGTTTTAGGACGTATACTCTTGGAAATTACCAG ATCGTGTTTTCACGCCCCGGCAATGTTCCGGCATTCAGCAATCCGTACAAAG GCCGCCTTGTTTCTTAA
- the LOC126607116 gene encoding uncharacterized protein LOC126607116 isoform X2, translating into MRVAVIGAGISGLVSAYVLAKEGVEVVVYEKDDYLGGHARTVTFDGVDLDLGFMVFNRVTYPNMMEFFESLGVDMETSDMSFSASLDNGRGCEWGSRNGLSSLFAQRTNLINPYFWQMLREITKFKHDAINYLEELENNQDIDRSETLGQFIKSRGYSELFQKAYLVPVCGSIWSCPSEGVMSFSAFSVLSFCRNHHLLQLFGRPQWLTVRWRSHCYVKKVREVLESKGCHIRTSSEVHRVSTSDEGCTVISGDGLEEVFNGCIIAVHAPDAVRILGDQATSDELRVLGAFQYVYSDIFLHRDKKLMPRNPAAWSAWNFLGSNGNKVCLTYWLNVLQNIDETGLPFLVTLNPEHTPKHTLLKWSTSHPVPSVAASKASLELPRIQGKRGIWFCGAYQGYGFHEDGLKAGMDAAHGLLGKGYALLDNPKHMVPSLTETGARLFVTRFLTHFISTGCLIFLEEGGTIFTFEGTRKGCSLKCVIKVHNPQFYWKVMTQADLGLADAYINGDFSFVDKDKGLLNLIMILIANRDANSSDSKLTKKRGWWTPLLFTASIASAKYFFQHVSRQNTLTQARRNISRHYDLSNELFSQFLDETMTYSSAVFKTEDEDLKVAQLRKISILIEKARIEKNHEVLEIGCGWGSLAIKVVKQTGCKYTGITLSEEQLKYAQEKVKEAGLQDRIKFLLCDYRQLASYKYDRIISCEMLESVGHEFMDEFFSCCESVLAENGLLVLQFISIPDQRYDEYRRSSDFIKEYIFPGGCLPSLSRVTSAMAASSRLCVEHLENIGIHYFQTLRYWRKNFLDRQGEILALGFDEKFIRTWEYYFDYCAAGFRTYTLGNYQIVFSRPGNVPAFSNPYKGKCC; encoded by the exons ATGAGAGTGGCAGTGATTGGTGCTGGGATTAGTGGGTTGGTGTCTGCCTATGTTCTTGCAAAGGAAGGGGTGGAAGTGGTGGTGTATGAGAAGGATGACTACTTGGGCGGCCATGCCAGGACTGTCACATTTGATGGTGTTGATTTGGACCTCGGTTTCATGGTCTTCAATCGT GTAACTTATCCAAATATGATGGAGTTCTTTGAGAGCCTTGGGGTTGATATGGAGACATCTGACATGTCCTTCTCAGCGAGCTTAGACAATGGACGGGGGTGTGAATGGGGCAGCAGAAATGGTTTGTCGAGCTTGTTTGCACAAAGGACCAACTTGATCAATCCATACTTCTGGCAAATGCTTCGAGAAATAACAAAGTTTAAACATGATGCAATCAA TTATCTTGAGGAGCTTGAGAACAACCAGGACATTGATCGCAGTGAAACCTTGGGGCAGTTTATCAAGTCACGCGGCTACTCTGAATTATTTCAGAAGGCTTATCTT GTTCCAGTATGTGGGTCAATCTGGTCTTGTCCTTCAGAAGGAGTTATGAGCTTCTCAGCCTTCTCTGTTCTTTCATTTTGTCGCAATCATCATCTACTTCAG CTATTTGGGCGTCCACAGTGGCTTACTGTCAGATGGCGTTCACAttgttatgtgaagaag GTCAGAGAAGTTCTGGAGAGTAAAGGCTGTCACATAAGAACTAGCTCTGAAGTACATAGGGTTTCCACATCTGATGAGG GTTGCACTGTAATCTCTGGTGATGGTTTGGAGGAAGTATTCAATGGATGCATAATTGCTGTCCACGCTCCTGATGCCGTGAGAATTCTAGGTGACCAGGCCACATCGGATGAGTTGAGAGTTCTTGGTGCTTTCCAATATGTGTACAG TGACATTTTTCTGCATCGTGACAAAAAATTAATGCCCCGCAACCCAGCAGCATGGAGTGCGTGGAATTTTCTCGGAAGTAATGGCAACAAAGTTTGTTTGACATACTGGCTCAATGTGCTCCAG AACATTGATGAAACCGGTCTTCCATTTCTTGTGACCCTGAATCCAGAACACACACCAAAACATACCTTGCTTAAGTGGTCGACAAGCCATCCAGTCCCATCTGTTGCTGCATCGAAGGCTTCGCTTGAGCTTCCTCGTATTCAAGGAAAAAGAGGAATTTGGTTTTGTGGAGCATATCAGG GGTATGGCTTCCATGAGGATGGACTAAAG GCTGGAATGGATGCAGCACATGGTTTGCTTGGAAAAGGTTATGCCCTCTTGGACAACCCAAAACACATGGTTCCGTCGCTGACAGAAACAGGGGCACGCCTTTTTGTTACTAGATTTCTTACACATTTTATCTCTACCGGATGTTTGAT TTTCTTGGAGGAAGGAGGAACAATTTTCACCTTTGAGGGAACCAGAAAAGGGTGTTCTCTGAAATGTGTTATTAAAGTTCATAATCCTCAGTTTTACTGGAAG GTAATGACACAGGCTGATTTAGGCCTAGCAGATGCATATATCAATGGGGATTTTTCATTCGTTGACAAAGACAAAGGTCTTTTAAATCTTATAATG ATTCTCATCGCCAACAGAGACGCAAATTCTTCCGACTCAAAACTGACCAAGAAAAG GGGATGGTGGACGCCATTGTTATTCACAGCTAGTATAGCATCAGCAAAATATTTTTTCCAGCATGTTTCGAGGCAAAATACTCTCACTCAGGCTCGCAGGAACATCTCTCGTCATTATGACCTG AGTAATGAACTATTCTCGCAGTTCTTGGACGAGACAATGACATATTCCAGTGCTGTATTTAAG ACAGAAGATGAAGATTTAAAGGTTGCTCAGCTGAGGAAAATCTCCATTCTGATTGAAAAG GCTAGAATTGAAAAGAACCATGAAGTTCTAGAGATTGGATGCGGTTGGGGAAGCTTAGCTATTAAAGTCGTCAAACAAACAGGTTGCAAATACACCGGCATCACTCTGTCCGAGGAACAACTGAAATATGCACAAGAGAAAGTGAAAGAGGCTGGCCTTCAG GACCGCATCAAATTTCTTCTGTGCGATTACCGCCAGCTTGCTAGCTACAAATATGACAGAATTATATCTTG CGAGATGCTAGAAAGCGTGGGGCATGAATTTATGGACGAATTCTTTTCGTGCTGTGAATCTGTGCTAGCAGAAAATGGCCTTCTTGTTCTACAG TTCATATCAATACCAGATCAGCGCTACGATGAGTACAGGCGAAGTTCAGACTTcataaaggaatatatttttcCGGGTGGATGTCTACCTTCGTTAAGTAGGGTAACATCGGCAATGGCTGCTTCTTCCAGACTCTG TGTGGAGCACCTGGAAAACATTGGAATCCATTACTTCCAAACACTCAGATATTGGAGAAAAAATTTCTTGGACAGACAAGG TGAAATACTCGCTCTTGGATTCGATGAAAAGTTCATCCGGACATGGGAGTATTATTTTGATTATTGCGCGGCCGGTTTTAGGACGTATACTCTTGGAAATTACCAG ATCGTGTTTTCACGCCCCGGCAATGTTCCGGCATTCAGCAATCCGTACAAAGGCAAGTGTTGctga